A single Saccopteryx bilineata isolate mSacBil1 chromosome 7, mSacBil1_pri_phased_curated, whole genome shotgun sequence DNA region contains:
- the HMX2 gene encoding homeobox protein HMX2 isoform X2, protein MGSKEDAGKRCPAASGVSSFTIQSILGGGPSEAPRESAGWPARKRSLSVSSEEEEPDDGWKTPACFCPDPHGPKEPGPKHHPPIPFPCLDFKEEKERLLPAGSPSPGSERPRDSGAERQAGAAKKKTRTVFSRSQVYQLESTFDMKRYLSSSERACLASSLQLTETQVKTWFQNRRNKWKRQLSAELEAANMAHASAQTLVGMPLVFRDSSLLRVPVPRSLAFPTPLYYPGSNLSALPLYNLYNKLDY, encoded by the exons ATGGGCAGCAAGGAAGATGCAGGCAAGCGATGTCCTGCAGCCAGCGGCGTCTCCAGCTTCACCATCCAGTCCATCCTGGGCGGGGGCCCCTCGGAGGCGCCGCGGGAGTCGGCCGGCTGGCCCGCCAGGAAGCGCAGCCTGTCGGTGTCCTCGGAGGAGGAGGAGCCGGACGACGGCTGGAAGACACCCGCCTGCTTCTGCCCAGACCCGCACGGCCCCAAGGAGCCAGGCCCCAAGCACCAcccccccatccccttcccttgCCTGG ActttaaggaagagaaagagaggctcCTGCCCGCGGGATCGCCGTCGCCGGGGTCCGAGCGGCCGCGGGACAGCGGCGCGGAGCGGCAGGCGGGCGCCGCCAAGAAGAAGACGCGCACGGTCTTCTCGCGCAGCCAGGTGTACCAGCTCGAGTCCACCTTCGACATGAAGCGCTACTTGAGCAGCTCGGAGCGCGCCTGCCTCGCCTCCAGCCTGCAGCTCACCGAGACCCAGGTCAAGACTTGGTTCCAGAACCGTCGCAACAAGTGGAAGCGGCAGCTCTCGGCTGAGCTGGAGGCGGCCAACATGGCGCACGCGTCGGCGCAGACTCTGGTGGGAATGCCGCTGGTGTTCCGGGACAGCTCGCTCCTGCGCGTGCCAGTGCCGCGCTCCCTCGCCTTCCCTACGCCACTCTACTACCCGGGCAGCAATCTCTCGGCCTTACCTCTCTACAACCTCTACAACAAGCTTGATTACTGA
- the HMX2 gene encoding homeobox protein HMX2 isoform X1 gives MGSKEDAGKRCPAASGVSSFTIQSILGGGPSEAPRESAGWPARKRSLSVSSEEEEPDDGWKTPACFCPDPHGPKEPGPKHHPPIPFPCLGTPKGSGGAGPASSQHTPFLSPSHPDFKEEKERLLPAGSPSPGSERPRDSGAERQAGAAKKKTRTVFSRSQVYQLESTFDMKRYLSSSERACLASSLQLTETQVKTWFQNRRNKWKRQLSAELEAANMAHASAQTLVGMPLVFRDSSLLRVPVPRSLAFPTPLYYPGSNLSALPLYNLYNKLDY, from the exons ATGGGCAGCAAGGAAGATGCAGGCAAGCGATGTCCTGCAGCCAGCGGCGTCTCCAGCTTCACCATCCAGTCCATCCTGGGCGGGGGCCCCTCGGAGGCGCCGCGGGAGTCGGCCGGCTGGCCCGCCAGGAAGCGCAGCCTGTCGGTGTCCTCGGAGGAGGAGGAGCCGGACGACGGCTGGAAGACACCCGCCTGCTTCTGCCCAGACCCGCACGGCCCCAAGGAGCCAGGCCCCAAGCACCAcccccccatccccttcccttgCCTGG GTACCCCCAAGGGTAGCGGAGGCGCAGGGCCTGCGAGCTCGCAACACAcgcctttcctttctccttcgcATCCAGActttaaggaagagaaagagaggctcCTGCCCGCGGGATCGCCGTCGCCGGGGTCCGAGCGGCCGCGGGACAGCGGCGCGGAGCGGCAGGCGGGCGCCGCCAAGAAGAAGACGCGCACGGTCTTCTCGCGCAGCCAGGTGTACCAGCTCGAGTCCACCTTCGACATGAAGCGCTACTTGAGCAGCTCGGAGCGCGCCTGCCTCGCCTCCAGCCTGCAGCTCACCGAGACCCAGGTCAAGACTTGGTTCCAGAACCGTCGCAACAAGTGGAAGCGGCAGCTCTCGGCTGAGCTGGAGGCGGCCAACATGGCGCACGCGTCGGCGCAGACTCTGGTGGGAATGCCGCTGGTGTTCCGGGACAGCTCGCTCCTGCGCGTGCCAGTGCCGCGCTCCCTCGCCTTCCCTACGCCACTCTACTACCCGGGCAGCAATCTCTCGGCCTTACCTCTCTACAACCTCTACAACAAGCTTGATTACTGA
- the BUB3 gene encoding mitotic checkpoint protein BUB3 isoform X1, with product MTGSNEFKLNQPPEDGISSVKFSPNTSQFLLVSSWDTSVRLYDVPANSMRLKYQHTGAVLDCAFYDPTHAWSGGLDHQLKMHDLNTDQENLVGTHDAPIRCVEYCPEVNVMVTGSWDQTVKLWDPRTPCNAGTFSQPEKVYTLSVSGDRLIVGTAGRRVLVWDLRNMGYVQQRRESSLKYQTRCIRAFPNKQGYVLSSIEGRVAVEYLDPSPEVQKKKYAFKCHRLKENNIEQIYPVNAISFHNIHNTFATGGSDGFVNIWDPFNKKRLCQFHRYPTSIASLAFSNDGTTLAIASSYMYEMDDTEHPEDGIFIRQVTDAETKPKVPSAHLGECNSLQSVP from the exons ATGACCGGTTCTAACGAGTTCAAGCTGAACCAGCCGCCCGAGGACGGCATCTCCTCGGTGAAGTTCAGCCCCAACACCTCCCAGTTCCTGCTGGTCTCGTCCTGGGACACGTCGGTGCGCCTCTACGATGTGCCGGCCAATTCCATGCGGCTCAAGTACCAGCACACCGGCGCGGTGCTGGACTGCGCCTTCTAC GATCCAACACATGCCTGGAGTGGGGGATTAGATCATCAGTTGAAAATGCATGATTTGAACACTGATCAAG aaAATCTTGTTGGAACCCATGATGCCCCTATCAGATGTGTCGAATACTGTCCAGAAGTAAATGTGATGGTTACGGGGAGTTGGGATCAGACAGTTAAATTGTGGGATCCTAGAACTCCTTGTAATGCTGGCACCTTCTCTCAGCCTGAGAAG GTGTATACCCTGTCGGTGTCTGGAGACAGGCTGATCGTGGGCACGGCAGGCCGCCGCGTGCTGGTGTGGGACCTGCGGAATATGGGCTACGTGCAGCAGCGCCGCGAGTCCAGCCTCAAGTACCAGACGCGCTGCATCCGCGCCTTCCCGAACAAGCAG GGTTATGTGTTGAGCTCTATTGAAGGTCGCGTGGCAGTTGAGTACTTGGACCCCAGCCCGGAGGTCCAGAAGAAGAAGTATGCCTTCAAGTGTCACAGactgaaagaaaacaatattgagcAGATCTACCCAGTCAATGCCATTTCCTTTCATAACATCCACAATACGTTTGCCACAG GTGGTTCTGATGGATTTGTAAATATCTGGGATCCATTTAACAAGAAGCGACTGTGCCAGTTCCATCGGTACCCCACCAGCATCGCCTCGCTTGCCTTCAGTAACGATGGGACCACCCTTGCAATAGCATCATCGTACATGTATGAGATGGACGACACGGAACATCCCGAAGATGGTATCTTCATTCGCCAAGTGACAGATGCAGAAACAAAACCCAA GGTCCCCTCCGCCCATCTGGGGGAGTGCAACAGCCTCCAGTCTGTGCCCTAA
- the BUB3 gene encoding mitotic checkpoint protein BUB3 isoform X3 has protein sequence MTGSNEFKLNQPPEDGISSVKFSPNTSQFLLVSSWDTSVRLYDVPANSMRLKYQHTGAVLDCAFYDPTHAWSGGLDHQLKMHDLNTDQENLVGTHDAPIRCVEYCPEVNVMVTGSWDQTVKLWDPRTPCNAGTFSQPEKVYTLSVSGDRLIVGTAGRRVLVWDLRNMGYVQQRRESSLKYQTRCIRAFPNKQGYVLSSIEGRVAVEYLDPSPEVQKKKYAFKCHRLKENNIEQIYPVNAISFHNIHNTFATGGSDGFVNIWDPFNKKRLCQFHRYPTSIASLAFSNDGTTLAIASSYMYEMDDTEHPEDGIFIRQVTDAETKPK, from the exons ATGACCGGTTCTAACGAGTTCAAGCTGAACCAGCCGCCCGAGGACGGCATCTCCTCGGTGAAGTTCAGCCCCAACACCTCCCAGTTCCTGCTGGTCTCGTCCTGGGACACGTCGGTGCGCCTCTACGATGTGCCGGCCAATTCCATGCGGCTCAAGTACCAGCACACCGGCGCGGTGCTGGACTGCGCCTTCTAC GATCCAACACATGCCTGGAGTGGGGGATTAGATCATCAGTTGAAAATGCATGATTTGAACACTGATCAAG aaAATCTTGTTGGAACCCATGATGCCCCTATCAGATGTGTCGAATACTGTCCAGAAGTAAATGTGATGGTTACGGGGAGTTGGGATCAGACAGTTAAATTGTGGGATCCTAGAACTCCTTGTAATGCTGGCACCTTCTCTCAGCCTGAGAAG GTGTATACCCTGTCGGTGTCTGGAGACAGGCTGATCGTGGGCACGGCAGGCCGCCGCGTGCTGGTGTGGGACCTGCGGAATATGGGCTACGTGCAGCAGCGCCGCGAGTCCAGCCTCAAGTACCAGACGCGCTGCATCCGCGCCTTCCCGAACAAGCAG GGTTATGTGTTGAGCTCTATTGAAGGTCGCGTGGCAGTTGAGTACTTGGACCCCAGCCCGGAGGTCCAGAAGAAGAAGTATGCCTTCAAGTGTCACAGactgaaagaaaacaatattgagcAGATCTACCCAGTCAATGCCATTTCCTTTCATAACATCCACAATACGTTTGCCACAG GTGGTTCTGATGGATTTGTAAATATCTGGGATCCATTTAACAAGAAGCGACTGTGCCAGTTCCATCGGTACCCCACCAGCATCGCCTCGCTTGCCTTCAGTAACGATGGGACCACCCTTGCAATAGCATCATCGTACATGTATGAGATGGACGACACGGAACATCCCGAAGATGGTATCTTCATTCGCCAAGTGACAGATGCAGAAACAAAACCCAAGTGA
- the BUB3 gene encoding mitotic checkpoint protein BUB3 isoform X2, whose translation MTGSNEFKLNQPPEDGISSVKFSPNTSQFLLVSSWDTSVRLYDVPANSMRLKYQHTGAVLDCAFYDPTHAWSGGLDHQLKMHDLNTDQENLVGTHDAPIRCVEYCPEVNVMVTGSWDQTVKLWDPRTPCNAGTFSQPEKVYTLSVSGDRLIVGTAGRRVLVWDLRNMGYVQQRRESSLKYQTRCIRAFPNKQGYVLSSIEGRVAVEYLDPSPEVQKKKYAFKCHRLKENNIEQIYPVNAISFHNIHNTFATGGSDGFVNIWDPFNKKRLCQFHRYPTSIASLAFSNDGTTLAIASSYMYEMDDTEHPEDGIFIRQVTDAETKPKST comes from the exons ATGACCGGTTCTAACGAGTTCAAGCTGAACCAGCCGCCCGAGGACGGCATCTCCTCGGTGAAGTTCAGCCCCAACACCTCCCAGTTCCTGCTGGTCTCGTCCTGGGACACGTCGGTGCGCCTCTACGATGTGCCGGCCAATTCCATGCGGCTCAAGTACCAGCACACCGGCGCGGTGCTGGACTGCGCCTTCTAC GATCCAACACATGCCTGGAGTGGGGGATTAGATCATCAGTTGAAAATGCATGATTTGAACACTGATCAAG aaAATCTTGTTGGAACCCATGATGCCCCTATCAGATGTGTCGAATACTGTCCAGAAGTAAATGTGATGGTTACGGGGAGTTGGGATCAGACAGTTAAATTGTGGGATCCTAGAACTCCTTGTAATGCTGGCACCTTCTCTCAGCCTGAGAAG GTGTATACCCTGTCGGTGTCTGGAGACAGGCTGATCGTGGGCACGGCAGGCCGCCGCGTGCTGGTGTGGGACCTGCGGAATATGGGCTACGTGCAGCAGCGCCGCGAGTCCAGCCTCAAGTACCAGACGCGCTGCATCCGCGCCTTCCCGAACAAGCAG GGTTATGTGTTGAGCTCTATTGAAGGTCGCGTGGCAGTTGAGTACTTGGACCCCAGCCCGGAGGTCCAGAAGAAGAAGTATGCCTTCAAGTGTCACAGactgaaagaaaacaatattgagcAGATCTACCCAGTCAATGCCATTTCCTTTCATAACATCCACAATACGTTTGCCACAG GTGGTTCTGATGGATTTGTAAATATCTGGGATCCATTTAACAAGAAGCGACTGTGCCAGTTCCATCGGTACCCCACCAGCATCGCCTCGCTTGCCTTCAGTAACGATGGGACCACCCTTGCAATAGCATCATCGTACATGTATGAGATGGACGACACGGAACATCCCGAAGATGGTATCTTCATTCGCCAAGTGACAGATGCAGAAACAAAACCCAA GTCCACCTAA